In Vigna unguiculata cultivar IT97K-499-35 chromosome 3, ASM411807v1, whole genome shotgun sequence, a single genomic region encodes these proteins:
- the LOC114179732 gene encoding transcription factor DICHOTOMA-like, which translates to MYSSNTSLNGNDLLSYPSQPFCFRPFSFESNPTNSSKDQSNFPPPPLPLPLPPPLSFLQSFDENIFLEHHHDLLLLHPSLLPDPGHKNLHAAAEIPAIPSAGLGGAAPMDHSTRKRSSKRDRHSKINTARGLRDRRMRLSLEVAKRFFGLQDMLGFDKASKTVEWLLNQAKVEIKQLAREKNSVGGAKSASSTSECEGVSSLDEVVVSGVNEEQERETPNMKRRTSKVCRKSAFNTIDKESREKARERARERTREKMRTRRVLAADASNLNRLSSWNPFETVEDSAATQSQSVNHPSLDVHLPETEEPSSHAKEHLGTVEDIARHEDSSLVIMNKWSPTMIFNSLNNSAILHEHQFAEFQSLGKPWETYNDHI; encoded by the exons ATGTATTCCTCAAATACCTCCCTCAACGGCAATGACCTACTCTCCTACCCTAGCCAACCATTTTGCTTTAGGCCTTTTTCCTTTGAAAGCAACCCAACAAATTCTTCAAAAGACCAATCCAAttttcctcctcctcctcttcctcttcctcttcctcctccttTGTCCTTTCTCCAATCCTTTGACGAAAATATCTTCCTCGAACACCACCATGACCTGCTCTTACTTCACCCCTCTCTATTACCCGACCCCGGACACAAAAACCTTCATGCTGCCGCCGAAATCCCGGCAATTCCCTCCGCTGGACTAGGTGGCGCCGCCCCTATGGACCACTCCACAAGGAAGAGATCCAGCAAGAGAGATCGCCACAGCAAAATCAACACCGCGCGAGGCCTCAGGGACCGGAGAATGAGGTTGTCCCTCGAAGTTGCAAAGAGGTTCTTCGGGTTGCAAGACATGCTAGGCTTTGACAAGGCCAGCAAAACCGTCGAGTGGCTACTAAACCAAGCTAAAGTCGAAATCAAACAACTTGCTAGGGAAAAGAACAGTGTTGGTGGCGCCAAGAGTGCATCATCGACTTCCGAATGCGAAGGGGTGTCTAGCTTGGACGAGGTTGTTGTGAGTGGGGTTAACGAGGAGCAAGAGAGGGAGACACCCAACATGAAGAGAAGAACAAGTAAGGTTTGTAGAAAGAGTGCATTCAATACCATCGATAAGGAATCGAGGGAAAAGGCGAGAGAAAGGGCGAGAGAAAGAACAAGAGAGAAGATGAGGACTCGGAGAGTGCTTGCTGCAGATGCTTCAAACCTTAACCGTTTGAGTTCTTGGAACCCCTTTGAAACGGTTGAAGACTCTGCGGCTACTCAGAGCCAAAGCGTGAACCACCCCTCCTTGGATGTGCACCTTCCTGAGACCGAAGAACCAAGTTCTCACGCAAAGGAACATTTGGGAACCGTGGAGGACATAGCTCGCCATGAAGATAGTTCTTTGGTGATCATGAACAAGTGGAGCCCAACCATGATATTCAATTCTCTAAACAACTCAGCAATCCTTCACGAA CATCAATTTGCAGAATTTCAGTCCTTGGGAAAACCTTGGGAAACCTACAACGATCACATCTAG
- the LOC114178726 gene encoding transcription initiation factor TFIID subunit 2, producing the protein MAKPRKTKNNEDPKPENSGALVHHQKICLSIDIDKRLVHGYTELEIAVPEIGIVGLHAENLGIESVWVDGEPTEFEYYPHQQQQVEDDKRFSSVCSPSSAADAAVSVYMSSLEKELVPNLLINCCKPSKTESEQQQEQLVPENGFHSTAEPKQNVRIVRIDYWIEKAETGIHFRNNLLHTDNQIRRARCWFPCIDDNSQRCCYDLEFTVAHNLVAVSTGFLLYQVLSKDNPPRKTYVYKLDVPVAARWISLAVAPFEILPDHQFSLISHMCLMPNLSKMRNTVEFFHTAFSCYKDYLAVDFPFDSYTQVFIEPETAVSALSLGASMSIFSSQVMFDEKVIDQTIDTRVKLAYALARQWFGVYITPETPNDEWLLDGLAGFLTDFYIKKHLGNNEARYRRYKANCAVCKVDNGGATALSCSASCKDLYGTQCIGLYGKIRSWKSVAVLQMLEKQMGPESFRRILQTIVSRAQDKTRSMKTLSTKEFRHFANKVGNLERPFLKDFFPRWVGSCGCPVLRMGFSYNKRKNMVELAVLRGCTALQTSTTSTLDINPETENRDGDTGWPGMMSIRVYELDGMYDHPILPMAGEAWQLLEIQCHSKLAARRFQKPKKGLKHDGSDDNGDVPSMDVRSNTESPLLWIRADPDMEYLAEVHFNQPVQMWINQLEKDKDVIAQAQAIAALEASPQLSFSIVNALNNFLSDSKAFWRVRIEAAFALANSASEETDFSGLLHLVKFYKSRRFDPDIGLPKPNDFHDFAEYFVLEAIPHAVAMVRAADKKSPREAIEFVLQLLKYNDNNGNPYSDVFWLSALVQSVGELEFGQQSILLLSSLLKRIDRLLQFDSLMPRYNGILTISCIRTLTQIALKLSEFIPLERVYELVKPFRDLKTLWQVRIEASRALLDLEFHCKGMDSALLLFIKYLEEEHSLRGQLKLATHVMRLCQMRDGLNSDEEITSQTLVSMLNLLEGRTAFNNVFLRHYLFCILQILARRPPTLHGIPRENRTLHMSLTEACNYQKNMFVLDSDSKPLDLPSSTQNPTPNLGLDGLRDALYEASKDPPDEAPTQVHIEALKEAPLEKAEEVYTEFPQEAPMEAPNEVSKEADTVSNSHERKRLIKIKVKQSSATSRADTDNQVVERSLGGRNEMDHGASSSVSVDAPQRNFAETLSMSNHNIDEVNSWHDRGSRMTASIGSAKFLSDGDELVKELQCTADSSIVYSQPQPEDPSSSSIIQDNNVDADARRYASLQTLSVARFDPDGESLGKEIPARGKEKHKSKEKKRKRESSKGHHDDPEYLERKRLKKEKKRREKEMAKLQSDEAKRSSVELSSKKEEPVVDVTRQIKSVEPSGGYNSKLETKKIDSKPDPSEGTSGAPKIRIKIKNRMLNKS; encoded by the exons ATGGCGAAACCTCGCAAGACCAAGAACAACGAAGACCCCAAGCCCGAGAACTCTGGTGCCCTAGTTCACCACCAGAAGATATGCCTCTCAATCGACATCGACAAACGCCTAGTCCACGG GTACACTGAATTGGAGATTGCGGTGCCGGAGATTGGGATCGTAGGGTTGCACGCGGAGAATTTAGGGATTGAGAGTGTTTGGGTCGATGGTGAGCCCACGGAGTTCGAGTATTACCCGCATCAGCAGCAGCAGGTGGAAGATGATAAGAGGTTTAGTTCTGTGTGTTCTCCTAGCTCTGCTGCCGATGCTGCTGTCTCAGTGTACATGTCCTCTCTGGAGAAGGAGCTGGTGCCCAATTTACTTATTAACTGCTGTAAACCTTCCAAGACTGAAAGTGAACAACAGCAGGAGCAACTAGTTCCGGAGAACGGGTTTCACTCCACGGCCGAGCCCAAACAG AATGTGAGAATTGTTCGTATTGACTATTGGATAGAAAAGGCAGAGACAGGAATCCACTTCAGAAATAATCTTCTTCATACTGATAATCAGATAAGGAGAGCTAGATGTTGGTTCCCCTGTATAGATGACAATTCACAACGATGCTG TTATGACCTGGAGTTCACCGTAGCACACAATCTTGTGGCTGTTAGTACGGGATTCTTGCTTTATCAG GTGTTAAGCAAGGACAATCCTCCTCGGAAAACATATGTCTATAAATTGGATGTTCCAGTAGCTGCAAGATGGATATCTTTGGCTGTTGCCCCATTTGAAATTCTTCCTGATCACCAATTTAGTCTCATATCACacatgtgtttgatgcctaatCTGTCAAAGATGCGGAATACAGTGGAATTTTTCCACACTGCCTTCAG CTGCTATAAGGATTATCTTGCTGTAGACTTTCCATTTGACTCATACACGCAAGTTTTCATAGAGCCAGAGACGGCTGTGTCTGCATTAAGTTTAGGAGCCTCTATGAGTATATTTAGTTCACAAGTTATGTTTGATGAGAAGGTTATTGATCAG ACTATTGATACTAGGGTAAAACTTGCATATGCTCTTGCAAGACAGTGGTTTGGGGTGTATATCACTCCTGAGACACCAAATGATG AGTGGCTCTTGGATGGACTTGCTGGCTTCTTGACAGATTTTTATATCAAGAAACATTTGGGAAATAATGAGGCACGATACCGGAGATACAag GCAAATTGTGCTGTTTGCAAAGTTGATAATGGTGGAGCGACAGCTCTGAGCTGTTCAGCTTCCTGCAAGGATTTATATGGAACTCAGTGTATTGGTTTGTATGGAAAAATAAGATCGTGGAAGTCT GTGGCCGTTCTTCAGATGTTGGAAAAGCAAATGGGTCCTGAATCTTTCCGTAGA ATTTTGCAAACGATTGTTTCTCGGGCTCAAGATAAAACACGTTCCATGAAGACTCTAAGTACTAAGGAG TTTCGACATTTTGCCAATAAGGTTGGGAATCTTGAACGTCCATTTCTTAAGGATTTCTTTCCACGGTGGGTTGGTTCTTGTGGATGTCCTGTTTTAAG GATGGGGTTTTCCTATAACAAAAGGAAGAATATGGTTGAATTGGCTGTGTTGCGAGGATGTACAGCATTGCAGACTTCAACTACATCCACTCTTGATATTAATCCAGAGACAGAAAATAGAGATGGAGATACTGGATGGCCTGGTATGATGAGCATCAGGGTATATGAACTTGATGGTATGTATGACCATCCTATTCTGCCAATGGCTGGAGAAGCATGGCAACTATTGGAAATACAATGCCACTCAAAGCTTGCAGCTAGACGCTTTCAGAAGCCCAAGAAAGGGTTAAAACATGATGGATCTGATGATAATGGTGACGTGCCTTCCATGGATGTGCGCTCAAA TACTGAGTCCCCTTTATTATGGATCAGAGCAGATCCTGATATGGAGTACCTTGCCGAGGTTCATTTTAACCAACCTGTTCAGATGTGG atcaATCAATTAGAGAAGGACAAAGATGTTATTGCTCAGGCACAAGCAATTGCAGCCCTTGAGGCATCACCACAACTATCATTTTCTATTGTAAATGCCCTAAACAATTTTCTTAGTGACTCCAAG GCTTTCTGGAGAGTACGGATTGAAGCGGCATTTGCATTGGCAAATTCAGCATCTGAG GAAACTGATTTTTCTGGTCTACTCCATTTGGTGAAATTTTATAAGAGTCGAAGGTTTGATCCTGACATTGGACTCCCAAA GCCGAATGATTTTCATGATTTTGCTGAGTATTTTGTTCTTGAG GCTATTCCACATGCTGTTGCCATGGTTAGAGCCGCTGACAAGAAAAGCCCAAGAGAGGCTATTGAGTTTGTTCTACAGCTATTGAAG TACAATGACAACAATGGGAATCCCTACTCAGATGTCTTTTGGCTTTCTGCATTAGTCCAATCGGTTGGTGAGCTTGAGTTTGGGCAACAG AGTATTCTGTTGTTGTCATCACTTCTCAAACGCATTGACCGGCTTCTACAATTTGATAG TCTCATGCCAAGATATAATGGAATCTTGACTATCAGTTGTATCCGAACATTGACCCAGATCGCGTTGAAGCTTTCGGAGTTCATTCCTCTT GAACGAGTTTATGAACTTGTAAAGCCTTTTCGTGACTTGAAGACATTGTGGCAAGTTCGAATTGAAGCAAGCAGAGCACTCCTTGACCTTGAATTCCACTGCAAGGGCATGGATTCAGCATTGCTTTTATTCATCAAGTACTTAGAGGAGGAGCATTCCTTAAGAG GACAGTTAAAGCTAGCCACCCATGTTATGAGGCTATGTCAGATGAGGGATGGATTGAATTCAGATGAGGAAATTACCAGCCAAACTCTTGTCTCTATGCTTAATTTACTGGAAGGGCGTACTGCTTTTAATAATGTCTTTCTCCGGCATTATTTGTTCTGCATACTACAAATACTTGCAAGAAG ACCACCAACTCTTCATGGGATTCCCAGGGAAAATAGAACGTTGCATATGAGTCTTACAGAAGCTTGTAACTATCAGAAGAACATGTTTGTTCTTGATTCGGATAGCAAACCTTTGGATCTGCCAAGCTCTACTCAAAACCCTACACCAAATCTTGGCCTGGATGGTTTGAGGGATGCACTTTACGAAGCTTCTAAGGACCCACCTGATGAAGCTCCGACACAGGTGCACATTGAAGCTCTAAAGGAAGCACCCCTAGAGAAAGCCGAAGAAGTATATACTGAATTTCCACAGGAAGCACCAATGGAAGCTCCAAATGAAGTTTCCAAGGAAGCTGATACAGTATCCAATAGCCATGAAAGAAAGAGGCTCATCAAAATCAAGGTCAAACAATCTTCTGCTACCAGTAGGGCTGATACTGATAATCAAGTGGTTGAACGTTCTTTAGGTGGTCGTAATGAAATGGATCATGGAGCTAGCAGTTCAGTTTCTGTAGATGCACCCCAGAGGAATTTTGCCGAGACTCTTAGCATGAGTAATCACAATATAGACGAAGTTAATTCATGGCATGATCGTGGTTCGCGCATGACTGCTAGCATTGGTAGTGCTAAATTTTTGAGTGACGGTGATGAATTGGTCAAAGAACTTCAGTGCACTGCTGATTCAAGTATAGTTTATTCGCAACCTCAGCCAGAAGATCCGTCATCATCTAGTATTATACAGGATAACAATGTGGATGCTGATGCACGACGATATGCCAGCCTTCAAACTCTTTCAGTTGCAAGATTTGATCCTGACGGAGAATCATTAGGTAAAGAAATTCCTGCTCGTGGCAAGGAAAAGCACAAGAGCAAGGAAAAGAAACGAAAACGTGAAAGTAGTAAAGGACACCATGATGATCCAGAATATTTGGAGCGAAAACGActaaagaaggagaagaaacgACGGGAAAAAGAAATGGCAAAACTTCAGAGTGATGAAGCAAAGAGATCCTCTGTAGAGTTGTCAAGTAAGAAAGAGGAACCTGTAGTGGACGTCACTAGACAGATTAAATCTGTTGAGCCCAGCGGTGGATATAATTCTAAATTAGAAACCAAAAAGATTGATAGCAAACCGGATCCATCTGAAGGCACGTCTGGCGCACCAAAAATtcgaattaaaattaaaaaccgaATGCTCAACAAGTCATAG